A stretch of the Vagococcus xieshaowenii genome encodes the following:
- a CDS encoding penicillin-binding transpeptidase domain-containing protein — translation MWEKWQNFIQRKGLNPIVNRKKFSIFLFFVTIGVFLLFIARFSYVVLIGRVGNTSLSDKTQELYQGSSVIKAKRGTIYDRNGNIIAADATSYSLYAVLDNTYLGIATNGKNGSREKLYVEDKNKEKVAEVIAKNTDLEKEYVLDQLNQDLKQVEFGNGGKNLTLETKNKIEESLDADGIKGIYFTEQQARVYPNGIFASHLIGYAQNDGEDSMTGQMGIEKAENETLSGKNGKETYLKDSAQRKIAGSVEVEKKAVDGKDIYTTLDLNLQVLLEDSMTEVLKKFPDQDDMTAMLVEAKTGNIVAASQRPTFNPETKEGLEKQDDETDIWSNLLIQRQYEPGSTMKVFTVATAFENGILDPNAYVKTGVYEFEDGTKIYDWNKEGEGTITYRQAFAFSSNVAMVNLETQMKDKWVESLDKFGFNKLTGTNLLNEVPGYLPDMSNSVDSAITSYGQGISVTPFQMIQAYTAIANNGTMLKPNYISKVVDSNGEIKEMPVKEVGKPISAETAKKTLDMMTSVVEDQTYGTGTSYGIDGYRVSAKTGTAQVFDNSTGKYFEKIYINSAVQIAPTENPEYIMFVTTKGDGEQASTIISSVSNKVLKEALDRKLK, via the coding sequence ATGTGGGAAAAATGGCAGAATTTTATTCAAAGAAAAGGATTAAATCCTATTGTTAATCGAAAAAAATTCTCTATTTTTTTGTTTTTTGTAACAATTGGCGTTTTTTTGCTATTTATTGCTAGATTTTCTTATGTAGTACTAATTGGCAGAGTCGGTAATACTTCTTTAAGTGATAAAACTCAAGAATTGTATCAAGGAAGTAGCGTAATTAAGGCTAAAAGAGGTACCATTTATGATCGAAATGGTAATATCATTGCCGCAGACGCTACTTCCTATTCGTTGTATGCTGTACTAGATAACACTTACTTAGGCATCGCAACGAATGGTAAAAATGGTTCAAGAGAAAAATTATACGTAGAAGATAAAAACAAAGAAAAAGTAGCAGAAGTTATTGCAAAAAACACAGATTTAGAGAAAGAATATGTTTTAGATCAACTGAATCAAGACTTAAAACAAGTAGAATTTGGTAATGGTGGGAAAAATTTAACCCTTGAAACAAAAAACAAGATAGAAGAATCTTTAGATGCTGATGGCATTAAAGGGATATATTTTACTGAGCAACAAGCAAGAGTTTATCCTAATGGTATTTTTGCTTCTCATTTAATTGGTTATGCACAAAATGATGGTGAAGATAGTATGACAGGGCAAATGGGAATTGAAAAAGCTGAAAATGAAACTCTTTCTGGTAAGAATGGTAAAGAGACGTATTTAAAAGATAGTGCTCAACGCAAAATTGCAGGATCTGTAGAAGTTGAGAAAAAAGCTGTAGACGGTAAAGATATTTATACAACATTAGATTTGAATTTGCAAGTACTGTTGGAAGATTCAATGACTGAAGTTCTAAAAAAATTTCCTGATCAAGATGATATGACGGCTATGTTAGTTGAAGCAAAAACAGGCAACATCGTAGCAGCTTCACAGCGTCCTACATTTAATCCAGAAACAAAAGAAGGTTTAGAAAAGCAAGATGATGAAACAGATATTTGGTCAAACTTGTTAATTCAACGACAATATGAACCAGGATCAACAATGAAAGTTTTTACAGTTGCGACCGCTTTTGAAAATGGTATATTGGATCCTAATGCTTATGTTAAAACAGGTGTTTATGAATTCGAAGATGGGACTAAAATATATGACTGGAATAAAGAAGGAGAAGGGACGATTACCTATCGTCAAGCGTTTGCCTTTTCTAGTAATGTGGCAATGGTTAATTTAGAAACACAAATGAAGGACAAATGGGTAGAATCATTAGATAAATTTGGTTTCAATAAATTAACAGGTACTAATTTATTAAATGAAGTACCAGGCTATCTTCCAGATATGTCTAATAGTGTAGATTCTGCGATTACATCTTATGGTCAAGGTATTTCAGTTACACCTTTCCAAATGATTCAAGCATACACGGCTATTGCAAATAATGGTACGATGTTAAAACCTAATTATATTAGTAAAGTAGTCGACAGCAATGGTGAGATAAAAGAAATGCCAGTGAAAGAAGTTGGTAAACCAATCAGTGCTGAAACTGCTAAGAAAACATTAGATATGATGACATCTGTGGTTGAAGATCAAACATATGGTACAGGAACTTCTTATGGAATAGATGGTTACCGTGTATCAGCAAAAACCGGAACAGCCCAAGTATTTGATAACAGTACAGGTAAATATTTTGAAAAAATTTATATTAACTCTGCTGTTCAAATTGCACCAACAGAAAATCCAGAATATATCATGTTTGTAACAACCAAAGGGGACGGGGAACAGGCTTCGACAATTATTTCTTCGGTTTCAAACAAAGTATTAAAAGAAGCATTAGATAGAAAATTAAAATAA
- a CDS encoding septum formation initiator family protein, which produces MAEQRSFDVIEQAVNEPVELSVIETSTENVDFSQPISRLERITKIEKLLVATLIVFFVILSALTVQISNRVSQYENEISSIESKNSGIKQSVTELEQEKTELSRVDKLNEIAKQAGLTKHEDNIRNVTD; this is translated from the coding sequence ATGGCTGAGCAAAGAAGTTTTGATGTAATTGAACAAGCTGTTAATGAACCTGTTGAGTTATCTGTTATAGAAACATCAACAGAAAATGTTGACTTTAGTCAACCCATTTCTAGGCTAGAGCGTATTACTAAAATTGAAAAATTATTAGTTGCGACTTTAATTGTTTTTTTTGTAATCCTTTCTGCACTTACTGTTCAAATCTCAAATCGAGTTTCTCAATATGAAAATGAAATTTCATCAATTGAATCGAAAAATAGTGGAATTAAACAATCAGTGACTGAATTGGAACAAGAAAAAACTGAGTTGTCTAGAGTGGACAAGCTAAATGAAATAGCAAAACAAGCTGGATTAACTAAACATGAAGATAATATAAGGAATGTGACAGACTAA
- the murG gene encoding undecaprenyldiphospho-muramoylpentapeptide beta-N-acetylglucosaminyltransferase: MRLLVSGGGTGGHVYPALSLVKYVKEVEPDSTFMYVGTQGGLESTIVKNEYLPFASVDIQGFRRKLTFENVTTIKKFLKSIKDSKRIIKEFQPDVVVGTGGYVCAPVVYAAHKLGIPTLIHEQNSVPGVANKFLSRYVDKVAVCFEDAIEYFPKEKVELTGNPRAQEVAGLKPDNYLTDTYQLDSNKKTVLLFGGSRGAKTMMNAVEEAVNELEKKDYQTIVATGNIYFESISEHIDLSSLKMVKIVPYIDNMTQVLANIDLVVSRAGATSIAEFTGMGLPSILIPSPNVTNDHQTKNAMSLVRVGAAEILKDSELTGQTLVSSIDAIMKDEERLKNMAVESEKIGYQDATTHLYQLLKALQK, encoded by the coding sequence ATGAGATTATTAGTTTCTGGTGGAGGGACGGGTGGACATGTCTATCCGGCTCTTTCTTTAGTTAAATATGTAAAAGAAGTAGAACCTGATTCAACCTTTATGTATGTTGGGACTCAAGGTGGACTTGAAAGTACAATAGTAAAAAATGAGTATTTACCATTTGCATCCGTTGATATTCAGGGATTTAGAAGGAAGTTAACGTTTGAAAATGTGACCACAATCAAAAAGTTTCTTAAGAGTATCAAAGATAGTAAACGCATTATAAAGGAATTTCAACCTGATGTCGTAGTAGGAACGGGTGGTTATGTATGCGCACCTGTTGTCTATGCTGCACATAAATTAGGTATTCCAACACTAATTCATGAACAAAATAGTGTGCCAGGAGTGGCAAATAAATTTTTATCACGATATGTTGATAAAGTTGCCGTATGTTTTGAAGATGCCATAGAATATTTTCCAAAAGAAAAAGTTGAATTAACAGGTAATCCTCGTGCGCAAGAAGTTGCAGGTTTGAAACCTGATAATTATTTGACGGATACTTACCAATTAGACTCCAATAAAAAGACTGTTTTATTATTTGGAGGCAGTCGAGGTGCCAAAACGATGATGAATGCTGTAGAAGAAGCCGTCAATGAGTTAGAAAAAAAAGATTATCAGACAATTGTAGCAACGGGTAACATCTATTTTGAGTCAATTAGTGAACACATTGACTTGTCTTCATTAAAAATGGTAAAAATTGTGCCCTATATTGATAATATGACACAAGTATTAGCTAATATAGATTTAGTTGTGAGTCGAGCGGGCGCAACCTCTATTGCTGAATTTACCGGGATGGGATTACCTTCGATATTAATTCCAAGTCCTAATGTTACCAATGATCATCAAACAAAAAATGCTATGTCTCTAGTTAGAGTTGGTGCTGCAGAAATTTTGAAGGATAGTGAACTTACAGGTCAAACATTAGTTTCTTCAATTGATGCGATCATGAAAGATGAAGAAAGATTAAAAAATATGGCAGTTGAATCAGAAAAAATTGGCTATCAAGATGCTACGACACATTTATATCAGCTATTAAAAGCCTTACAAAAGTAG
- the murD gene encoding UDP-N-acetylmuramoyl-L-alanine--D-glutamate ligase — MKVISNYQNKKVLVLGLAKSGTTAARLLHQLGAIVTVNDGKPLEENIEAQELLELGIKVIAGSHPIELLDEEFELLVKNPGIPYTNPMIQVALEKQIPVITEVELAYEISEAPIIGITGTNGKTTTTTMINNLLNADKQTPFAFVAGNIGQVASQVAQEVSKDNVMVTELSSFQLMGIETFKPKVAVIVNIFEAHLDYHGNREEYVKAKWEIQKNMTESDYLILNYNQEELRLLGQRTNATVIPFSTKEKYAEGAYVENDKIFFKEEFIMLTHQIGVPGEHNVENALAAISVAKLYNISNEEIITALSTFGGVSHRMEFVGNVLGRKVYNDSKATNILATQTALSAFKDKKDKVILIAGGLDRGNDFVELESSLENVKAISLYGETKDKLAISAKSVEIVHISINDHLDEAVRHAFEYSDEGDILLFSPACASWDQFKNFEIRGDQFKQAIKNIEEEWNN; from the coding sequence ATGAAAGTTATTAGCAATTATCAAAATAAAAAAGTACTGGTGTTAGGTTTAGCAAAAAGTGGGACAACAGCGGCTAGACTACTCCATCAATTAGGGGCAATTGTCACCGTTAATGATGGAAAGCCATTAGAAGAAAATATAGAAGCACAAGAACTTTTAGAGTTGGGTATTAAGGTAATTGCTGGTAGTCATCCTATTGAGCTGTTAGATGAAGAATTCGAATTGTTAGTAAAAAATCCTGGAATTCCTTATACTAATCCTATGATTCAAGTAGCTTTGGAAAAACAAATTCCAGTGATTACAGAAGTAGAATTAGCCTATGAAATTTCTGAAGCACCTATTATTGGAATTACCGGAACAAACGGTAAAACAACCACGACAACCATGATTAACAACTTATTAAATGCTGATAAACAAACGCCATTTGCATTTGTTGCAGGAAATATCGGTCAAGTTGCTTCACAAGTAGCTCAAGAAGTATCAAAAGATAATGTGATGGTAACAGAATTGTCAAGTTTCCAATTAATGGGGATTGAAACGTTTAAGCCTAAAGTTGCGGTAATTGTAAATATTTTTGAAGCTCATTTAGATTATCATGGTAATCGAGAAGAATATGTTAAAGCAAAATGGGAAATCCAAAAAAATATGACAGAATCAGATTATTTGATTTTGAATTATAATCAGGAAGAATTACGATTATTGGGACAAAGAACAAATGCAACAGTCATTCCATTCTCTACCAAAGAGAAGTATGCTGAAGGTGCTTATGTTGAAAATGACAAGATTTTCTTCAAAGAGGAATTTATTATGTTAACTCATCAAATAGGCGTACCTGGTGAGCATAATGTTGAAAATGCTTTAGCAGCCATTAGTGTGGCAAAATTATACAACATTTCTAATGAAGAAATTATTACGGCATTATCTACCTTTGGTGGTGTTTCTCATAGAATGGAATTTGTTGGTAATGTATTAGGACGTAAAGTATACAATGATTCAAAAGCAACAAATATTCTTGCAACACAAACCGCTTTAAGTGCGTTTAAGGACAAGAAAGATAAAGTTATTCTTATCGCAGGTGGATTAGACCGTGGTAATGATTTTGTTGAGCTAGAGTCATCTTTAGAGAATGTGAAAGCTATTTCGTTATACGGAGAAACAAAAGATAAGCTTGCAATATCAGCTAAGTCTGTTGAGATTGTTCACATTTCCATCAATGATCATTTAGATGAAGCCGTAAGACATGCATTTGAATATTCTGATGAAGGAGATATTTTATTATTTTCTCCCGCATGTGCTAGTTGGGACCAATTCAAAAATTTTGAAATCCGTGGCGATCAATTCAAACAAGCAATTAAAAATATAGAAGAAGAGTGGAATAATTAA
- a CDS encoding DUF3397 domain-containing protein, translating to MNTMTPMLFFWIFYPFIMMSASHFIVKRWSLLQRYQLRTSDIATPLLFIGLHYLSDEIFSISITPYMFMIVCIIGIVIAVMHAYFYGDIHYKFYFKMFWRFTFLISLLVYSFLIVYGLIRLINGF from the coding sequence ATGAACACAATGACTCCTATGTTGTTTTTTTGGATTTTTTATCCGTTTATTATGATGTCTGCCAGCCATTTTATTGTAAAAAGATGGTCTTTATTACAAAGATATCAACTTAGAACGTCAGATATTGCAACACCATTATTATTTATTGGTTTACATTATTTATCTGATGAAATATTCTCTATTTCGATCACGCCCTACATGTTTATGATTGTGTGTATTATCGGGATTGTTATCGCAGTTATGCACGCCTATTTTTATGGTGATATACATTATAAATTTTATTTTAAAATGTTTTGGCGATTTACATTCCTTATTAGTTTATTGGTCTATTCCTTTTTAATTGTATACGGTTTAATTAGACTAATAAACGGTTTTTAG
- the mraZ gene encoding division/cell wall cluster transcriptional repressor MraZ — MFMGEHRHNIDSKGRLIMPAKFRDDLGDKFVLTRGLDGCLFGYPMQEWQELETKLKELPISKKDARTFVRFFYSAATECELDKQGRINIPSSLREHAMIEKGCVIIGVSDRIEIWSEQKWQDYSDEAENQYDDLAESMIDFGF; from the coding sequence ATGTTTATGGGCGAACATCGGCATAACATCGATTCAAAAGGTCGTTTAATCATGCCAGCAAAATTTCGTGATGATTTAGGCGATAAATTTGTTTTGACACGTGGTTTAGATGGATGTTTGTTTGGCTACCCTATGCAAGAATGGCAAGAACTTGAAACAAAGTTAAAAGAATTGCCTATTTCAAAAAAAGACGCGAGAACTTTTGTACGTTTTTTTTACTCTGCTGCAACAGAATGTGAATTAGATAAACAAGGTAGAATTAATATTCCATCTTCATTGAGAGAACATGCGATGATTGAAAAAGGATGCGTGATTATTGGCGTATCTGATCGTATTGAAATTTGGAGTGAACAAAAATGGCAAGATTATTCTGATGAAGCTGAGAATCAATATGATGATTTAGCTGAATCAATGATTGATTTTGGATTTTAG
- the rsmH gene encoding 16S rRNA (cytosine(1402)-N(4))-methyltransferase RsmH, with the protein MVKEFNHITVLLNETVDNTITDPDGIYVDCTLGGAGHSELLLSKLSDKGHLYAFDQDQTAIDHAKEKLKQYIDKGQVTFIKSNFRYLKEELTNLGITQVDGLIYDLGVSSPQLDEIERGFSYHNDAQLDMRMDQHADFTAKDLVNTYTYEQLVKIFYRYGEEKFSKQIARLIEKKRMEQPIETTGELVEIIKEGIPAPARRKGGHPAKRIFQAIRIEVNDELAVVEESLEQAIDLLKIGGRVGVITFHSLEDRLVKNIFKEYSQPKDVPHGLPMIPDEYQPKLKLVNRKPILPSDEELQANNRARSAKLRVAQKQNSK; encoded by the coding sequence ATGGTAAAAGAATTTAACCATATCACCGTATTGTTAAATGAAACGGTAGATAATACAATTACTGATCCGGATGGGATTTATGTAGACTGTACATTAGGTGGTGCAGGACATAGTGAATTGTTATTATCTAAATTGTCTGATAAAGGACATTTGTATGCATTTGATCAAGATCAAACGGCGATAGACCACGCAAAAGAAAAATTAAAACAATATATAGATAAAGGGCAAGTCACTTTTATTAAAAGTAACTTTCGTTATTTAAAGGAAGAACTAACGAATTTGGGTATTACTCAAGTCGATGGTCTAATTTATGATTTAGGTGTTTCTTCCCCTCAATTAGATGAAATTGAAAGAGGCTTCAGTTATCATAATGATGCCCAGCTAGATATGCGTATGGATCAACACGCCGATTTTACAGCAAAAGATTTGGTGAATACATATACATATGAGCAATTAGTTAAAATTTTCTACAGATACGGGGAAGAAAAATTTTCTAAACAAATTGCTCGTTTGATTGAAAAAAAACGTATGGAACAACCAATTGAAACGACAGGAGAATTAGTTGAAATTATAAAAGAAGGGATACCTGCACCTGCTAGAAGAAAAGGTGGGCATCCTGCAAAGAGAATTTTCCAAGCGATTCGTATTGAAGTTAATGATGAACTTGCTGTAGTTGAAGAATCTTTAGAACAAGCTATCGATTTGTTGAAAATAGGTGGTAGGGTAGGCGTTATTACCTTCCATTCACTTGAGGATCGTTTGGTGAAAAATATTTTTAAAGAATATAGTCAACCAAAAGATGTACCACATGGTTTACCGATGATACCGGATGAATACCAACCTAAACTTAAATTGGTGAATAGAAAGCCGATTTTACCAAGTGATGAAGAATTACAAGCTAATAATCGTGCGCGTAGTGCCAAATTACGTGTTGCACAAAAGCAGAATAGTAAGTAA
- the mraY gene encoding phospho-N-acetylmuramoyl-pentapeptide-transferase: MEWTKIFLPIAISFAITVTIMPFFIGYFQLKKHGQQIREEGPKWHNSKAGTPTMGGVVFLIATVITSFVSALFVENIITTTLLSLLFILVLYGIVGFLDDFIKIFKKRNMGLNSIQKLITQIIGGIIFSISYAKLGGAHSLDLPIIGELPLGVVIYSIFIIFWLVGFSNAVNLTDGLDGLVAGLGTISFATYGLIAWKQEQFDVLVICLTIIGGLLGFFMYNKKPAKIFMGDVGSLALGGLLAGISIMLHQEWTLLLIGLVYVIETLSVMLQVASFKLTGKRLFKMAPIHHHFEMLGWSEWKVNIVFWCVGLVMSVITLFILY, translated from the coding sequence ATGGAATGGACAAAAATTTTTTTACCAATCGCTATTAGCTTTGCGATTACGGTAACTATCATGCCGTTTTTCATTGGATATTTCCAACTGAAAAAACATGGACAACAAATTAGAGAAGAAGGACCTAAGTGGCACAATAGTAAGGCAGGAACGCCTACAATGGGTGGCGTTGTTTTCTTAATTGCAACAGTGATTACGTCATTTGTATCAGCTCTTTTTGTGGAAAATATTATCACCACCACATTGTTGAGTTTACTTTTCATCTTAGTATTATATGGAATTGTTGGTTTTTTAGATGACTTCATTAAAATATTTAAGAAACGTAACATGGGATTAAACTCTATCCAAAAGTTAATTACTCAGATTATTGGAGGCATCATTTTTAGTATTAGCTATGCTAAATTAGGAGGTGCGCATTCTTTAGATTTACCTATTATTGGAGAATTACCTTTAGGTGTAGTAATTTACAGTATCTTCATCATCTTTTGGCTAGTTGGTTTTTCAAATGCGGTTAACTTAACAGATGGTTTAGATGGTTTGGTTGCTGGATTAGGAACGATTTCTTTTGCAACATACGGATTAATTGCTTGGAAACAAGAGCAATTCGATGTCCTTGTGATTTGTTTAACCATAATTGGTGGTTTACTAGGCTTCTTTATGTATAATAAAAAACCTGCAAAAATCTTCATGGGTGATGTCGGTTCGTTAGCTTTAGGCGGTTTACTAGCGGGTATCTCAATTATGTTACATCAAGAATGGACGTTATTATTAATCGGTCTTGTTTATGTAATTGAAACACTTAGTGTCATGTTGCAAGTTGCTTCATTCAAATTGACGGGTAAACGTTTATTTAAGATGGCGCCTATTCATCATCATTTTGAAATGCTAGGATGGTCTGAATGGAAAGTGAATATTGTATTTTGGTGTGTCGGATTAGTGATGTCAGTCATCACGTTATTTATTCTTTATTAG